Within the Beduinella massiliensis genome, the region GGGGGCATGTGCGTGGGCGTTTCTTCCGCATAAAAGTCATCCGCCTCCGAATCGTCCGGGGCGAAGTCGATATTCTCCTCTGCATGGGGATCGTTCCAGTCCGTGCCGCCGTCCTCCGGCGGGTAAACGGGTATTTCCGGCTCGCCCTCCGGCGCGTAGTCGCCTTCCCAAACGGGCGGCTCCTCCTGTAAGCCGTCTGCCTGATCGAAAGGTTCGTCAAAAGCGCCCGGCGCTTTGCGCTTGTCCTTTTTCTTTTTCATGCAAGGCCTCCCTCCTGCGGGAATCAGTATTCCTGTCCATTGGTGGCATTATAGCATATTTTGTACCAAAGCGCATTGAAAAAATCAAACGTCCGGCATCTGCATACAATCCACTGATGATATGACGAAGGAGGAACGCAGATGGTTGCAGCCAGGGAAAAAGTTTTCAAGAAGAAGAACAGGGTGGTGCGATGGATCATTCTGTTCTTCGTAATCGTCGCAGGGTTCTGCCTGTTCGTGGAGCGAAACCTGCGTCCGGTGGTGCTAAACATGGCGGAGGCAAAATCCATCGCGTTGGCAACCCGCCTCATCAACGAGGCGATGAACGAAGCGACTGACGGTCGGGTTAACTACGAGGACCTGATGAACGTCATCTGTGACGCCCAGGGGCGGGTGAGCATGGTTCAGGCGAATACCGTCAGGATGAACGACGTATCGACCGCCGTCGTCAACGCGGCGGAAGCGCAGCTCGACAGCATGCGCACAGAAGCGGTCGGCATTCCGTTGGGGTCTGCGCTCGGCTCGCAGGTGTTGGCGGCGAGCGGTCCGGTTATTCCCGTGCAGGTGGTGCCGATCGGCGGCGTGCAGACCGAGTTTCATACTGAATTTGAGACTTCGGGCATTAACCAGACGCGTCACAAAATTTATATGACGGTGACGGCTTGGATTCGCGTCGTCATTCCGACTCAGGCACGCGAGGTGGAGGTATCCAACAATCTGCTGCTCGCGGAGAGCATCATCGTGGGCGACGTGCCGAACAGCTTCGTCGGCTATAACCCGGATGGCAATCTGTTGAACCTCGTTCCTTGAGCAAAACGGTAAAAAAGAGGGATTTTCCTGCAAAAACAGGGGTTCACGCCTTGCTTGTTTGCTTGTATTTGTGTTATGATAATAGATGTGATTTTTAAAACCGGGAGGATTCATCATGTCAGGCCATTCCAAGTGGGCAAACATCAAGAATAAAAAGGGCAAGGCCGACGCGGCGCGCGGCAAGGTGTTCACGAAGATCGGGC harbors:
- the yunB gene encoding sporulation protein YunB — its product is MVAAREKVFKKKNRVVRWIILFFVIVAGFCLFVERNLRPVVLNMAEAKSIALATRLINEAMNEATDGRVNYEDLMNVICDAQGRVSMVQANTVRMNDVSTAVVNAAEAQLDSMRTEAVGIPLGSALGSQVLAASGPVIPVQVVPIGGVQTEFHTEFETSGINQTRHKIYMTVTAWIRVVIPTQAREVEVSNNLLLAESIIVGDVPNSFVGYNPDGNLLNLVP